Genomic window (Xylanimonas protaetiae):
GCGCCCATGGCGTGCAGCGTCAGTGCGGTGTCCTTGAGCGACTCGCCCTTGGACACGCTCGAGCCCTTGGCCGAGAAGTTGATGACGTCCGCGCTCAGGCGCTTGGCCGCCGTCTCGAACGAGATGCGCGTGCGCGTGGAGTCCTCGAAGAACAGGTTGACCACGGTGCGCCCGCGCAGCGTCGGGAGCTTCTTGATCTCGCGCGACTGCGTGGCCGCCATCTGTGCGGCCGTGTCGAGCAGCAGGATCGCCTCGTCGACGCTCAGGTCCGCGGCGGAGAGCAGGTGCTTCACTTCGCCTCCCCCACGTTCTCGGTGGCCTCACGGCCGCTGATGACGACGGCGTCCACGCCGTCGATCTCGGCGAGCCGCACCTGGACGCGCTCGGTCGTCGACGTGGGCAGGTTCTTGCCCACGAAGTCGGGCCGGATGGGCAGCTCGCGGTGCCCACGGTCCACGAGGCACGCCAGGCGCACCGCGCGCGGGCGTCCCAGGTCGCTGATGGCGTCGAGCGCGGCCCGGATGGTGCGGCCCGAGAACAGGACGTCGTCGACCAGGACGACGGTCTTGCCGTCGATGCCGCCCGCGGGCAGGCGCGTCACGCCGACGGCCCGGGTGGGGTTGCGGTGCAGGTCGTCGCGGTACATCGTCACGTCCAGCTCGCCCAGCGCGGCGGCCGGGTCGAACGCGGGGTCGATGGCGGCGAGGCGCTCCGCGAGGCGGTGCGCGAGCGGGACGCCGCGGGTGGGGATGCCCAGCAGGACGACGTCGGCGGCTCCCTTGGAGCGCTCGACGACCTCGTGGGCGATGCGGGTCAGCGCCCGCGAGACGTCCTCGGCACCGAGGACGGTCGTGTCTGATGGCAGGCCGAGGCTCACCGGACCTCCTTCTCCGCCTCACAGGACGGGGTTAAAGGGTGTCGTACGGGGGGATCGTGCGCAGCCAGGGTATCGGAGCAGACACGAGCGCCCGCACACCTTTCCGGTGTGCGGGCGCGATCTGTGTCACAGCGTCCGTCAGATCAGGAGCGTCGGCTTGAGCTCCACGATGCGGCCGAGCAGGCCGTTGACGAACGCGGGCGAGTCGTCGGTGGACAGCTGGGAGGCCAGGTCCACCGCCTCGTCGATGGCGACGGCGTCGGGGACGTCCGCGTTGAAGAGGATCTCCCAGGTGCCGATGCGCAGCAAGGCGCGGTCGACGGCCGGCATGCGCTCGATCGTCCAGCCGTTCGAGTACGTCTCGAGCAGCTCGTCGATACGCTCGCGGTGCGCCACGACGCCCTCGACGACGTCGGCCGCGTACTGCGGCACGGGAGACTCGGTCAGCGGCTTCTCGATGCGGTCGCGCAGCAGGCGAACCGGGTCGAACCCGCGCTGCTCGGCCTCGAAGAGGATGTCCGCGGCGCGCTTGCGCGCCTTGGTGCGTGCACCCATCCGGATCAGTCGTTCACGCGGCCGAGGTACGACCCGTCACGCGTGTCGACCTTGACCTTGACGCCGGCCTCCATGAAGAGCGGCACCTGGATCTCGCGGCCCGTCTCCAGCGTGGCCGGCTTGGTGCCACCCGTGGAGCGGTCGCCCTGCAGGCCCGGCTCGGTGTGCGTGATCTCCAGGACGACGGAGGCGGGGAGCTCGACGTAGAGCGGGGTGCCCTCGTTCATCGCGATCATGACCGACATGCCCTCGAGCATGAAGTCCTTCGCGTCACCGACGACGGCAGCCGGGATGTGGAACTGCTCCCACGTGTCGGTGTCCATGAAGATGAAGTCCTCGCCGTCCATGTACGAGAACTGGTAGTCGCGACGGTCCACGTTGGCGGTCTCGATCTTGATGCCCGCGTTGAAGGTCTTGTCGACGGTCTTGCCCGACACGACGTTCTTCATCTTGGTGCGGACGAACGCGCCACCCTTGCCCGGCTTGACGTGCTGGAACTCGATGATCGTCCAGAGCTGGCCGTCGATCCGCAGGACGGTGCCGTTCTTGATGTCGTTGGTGGTAGCCACGTTCTTCAGTCTTCCCTACGTCGTTCGGGGGCAGTATGGGGCGCGCGTGAAGCAGCAAGGGCGCGAAGAGCCCGAGCAAGTCTAGCGGCTCAGCCGATCCCCGCCACGATCAGATGGATCACAGCGCGTCCGGCCAGGCCGCACGCGCCCGCCCACGACACCGACGCGAGCGTCCCGACGACGAACCGCTCGCGCGCCGACGGGCGCTCGCGCAGCTCGTACACGCGCCCCAGGCCCTTGATCGCGACGACGACGGCGAGCCCCTCCGGGTACCCCGCCAGGAGGCTGAGCGTGATGCCCAGCCGCTCCAGCAGGCCGATCCAGACGGACCCCGCCAGCGTGCGCGCGGCCGCCGCCTCGGCGTCGATGTCCCCCTCGGTGCGCCGCAGCACCCACGGGACCAGGACGGCACCCACGCCCACCGACAGCGCGAGCGCACCGACCCAGACGCCGGCGCTCGCGAACAGCTCCCCCACGGTCATGCTGGTGACGCTAGCGGCGGCCGCCGACGCCCCGCCGGCGCCCCGCCGTGCGCGGCGCGGCCGTGCGCTGCTGACCCGGCCCCGGCCGCCCTGCGCCAGGTCAGCGGGCGATCGTCGCCAGGAGGCGCGCCGCGACGGGACGCACCGCCGCCTCCTCGCCCGCCAGGGCGGCCCGCAGCCGCTGGCTGACGGCCTGCACCGTGACGCCCAGCGCGGCGGCGGCGGCCTTCTGCGAGCCGGTGCGCGCGACGGCGTCCACGGCCTCCCAGCCGGGGTCGGTGCGCCGGGCGGCCAGGGCGGCGGTCATGCGCAGCAGGGCCTCGACCTCGGCGGCAGCCGCCGCGTCGTCCGCGCCGACGGCGATCCCCCCGGCGCCGGGCCCGGCGGCCCCGCGCCGCTTGGCGCGCTCGACGGCACGGCGCGCGTGCACGAAGGCTCGGCCGGACGCCGCCCGCGACACCGCCGGCAGCGGCTCGACGACCGGCCCGACCCCGATGCCCACCGACCAGCCTCCGCCGCGCGCGAGCGCGAGCGCGAGGTCCACGGCCAGGGCCGCGCCCTCCGGGGTGCCGTCGAGCAGGCCCTGGAGCTCGTCGCCGACGGTCCGGTCGAAGGGCAGGACGACACCGTCGCGTCCGGCGGACAGGCGCGCCACGAGCCCGAGCGCCTCGGGCACCCGATCGGTGGTGTGGGTGCTGTCGCGCTGGTCGGCGGTGAGGACGATCACGCTGCCAGGCTGCACCCTCGAATCGACAGGGTCAAGGTAGCCGCTTGGAAAGTCTGGGCCTCAGCGTCAGCCCTGGAGGGGCAGCAGCTCCCGCAGCGACGCGATGGCGCGGACGGCGCCCGGGCACGGCCGGCCGCCGTCGAAGTAGATCGCGTCGACGCCGGCCGCCACGGCCGCCGCCACGTCGATCGGCCGGTCGCCGACCGCGACCACGTCGGTCAGGTCGTACCTCTCGACGAGGTACCGCATCGACGACGGGTCGGGCTTGCGGGGGAACCCGTCGTCGGCGGTGACGACCGCCGTGAAGAGCGCGTCGATGCCGGTCTCCTCGAGCAGGTGCAGCACCTGCCGGTCGCGGTGCGACACCAGGAAGTTGCGGCCCCCCGCATCGACGACGCCGGCCAGCACCTCGGGAGCGCCGTCGAACAGCACGGGGGTGGCGAGCTCGCCGGCCTCCGCGCTCTTGTACTCGGCGAGGAAGCCGGGCACGTGCGCGGCGAACGTCTCGACCGCGTGCGCGGTCGACACGCGCAGCGCGCGGTAGACCTCGTCGCGCGTCGCGGCGATGCCCTCCTCCGCGAGCGTGTCGACGAACGCCGTCGTCGAGCTCGCGTAGCTGTCGAGCAGCGTGCCGCCGAGGTCCCAGATGTAGTCGCGGTAGGTCATCGCGGGTGTCCCGGGCCGGATCCGGCTGCGCGGCCGCCGTCGCCGCTACGCGAGCCGGGCCGCGATCGCATCGAGGGCCAGGCGGTAGGACCCGAACCCGAAGCCGGCGATCGTGCCGGTGGCCACGCCCGAGACCACCGAGTAGTGCCGGAACGACTCGCGGGTGTGCGGGTTGGACAGGTGCACCTCGACGAGCAGCAGCCCGGACGTGGTGACCTGAGCGGCGGCGTCGCGCAGCGCGTAGCTGTAGTGCGTGAACGCCGCCGGGTTGAGCACGACGTGGGAGCGGGTGTCCACGGCCT
Coding sequences:
- a CDS encoding type II 3-dehydroquinate dehydratase; translation: MTRVLVLNGPNLGRLGVREPEIYGADTLDDLVAAAGGWGSELGLDVDARQTDDESQIVSWLHEAVDTRSHVVLNPAAFTHYSYALRDAAAQVTTSGLLLVEVHLSNPHTRESFRHYSVVSGVATGTIAGFGFGSYRLALDAIAARLA
- the efp gene encoding elongation factor P, translating into MATTNDIKNGTVLRIDGQLWTIIEFQHVKPGKGGAFVRTKMKNVVSGKTVDKTFNAGIKIETANVDRRDYQFSYMDGEDFIFMDTDTWEQFHIPAAVVGDAKDFMLEGMSVMIAMNEGTPLYVELPASVVLEITHTEPGLQGDRSTGGTKPATLETGREIQVPLFMEAGVKVKVDTRDGSYLGRVND
- the pyrR gene encoding bifunctional pyr operon transcriptional regulator/uracil phosphoribosyltransferase PyrR, yielding MSLGLPSDTTVLGAEDVSRALTRIAHEVVERSKGAADVVLLGIPTRGVPLAHRLAERLAAIDPAFDPAAALGELDVTMYRDDLHRNPTRAVGVTRLPAGGIDGKTVVLVDDVLFSGRTIRAALDAISDLGRPRAVRLACLVDRGHRELPIRPDFVGKNLPTSTTERVQVRLAEIDGVDAVVISGREATENVGEAK
- a CDS encoding HAD-IA family hydrolase → MTYRDYIWDLGGTLLDSYASSTTAFVDTLAEEGIAATRDEVYRALRVSTAHAVETFAAHVPGFLAEYKSAEAGELATPVLFDGAPEVLAGVVDAGGRNFLVSHRDRQVLHLLEETGIDALFTAVVTADDGFPRKPDPSSMRYLVERYDLTDVVAVGDRPIDVAAAVAAGVDAIYFDGGRPCPGAVRAIASLRELLPLQG
- the nusB gene encoding transcription antitermination factor NusB, with the translated sequence MGARTKARKRAADILFEAEQRGFDPVRLLRDRIEKPLTESPVPQYAADVVEGVVAHRERIDELLETYSNGWTIERMPAVDRALLRIGTWEILFNADVPDAVAIDEAVDLASQLSTDDSPAFVNGLLGRIVELKPTLLI